The region aTGTGAAACAAGTGCATTTACAGTCTAACTAATGCTGCGCAGTTAAGTAGTACAGTGTTTGACTGGTGTCAGTGCTTATGGACGCTGTATTATACTGCAAACTATTCCTCTGCAGTGATTCAGCTGCTCTCTGCAGTGATTCAGCTGCTCTCTGCAGTGATGCAGGATAAGATGTCCGCTGCCACCCGTTTCTCAGAAACTGTAATCTGCATCTCAACATCCCCGTCGCTGTGTGGATTAACTGGCGATCCAGGCTGACGCTACTGAACGTCCCACATGCAGAACGGGCGTGGCAGTCCGCCTGAGTGTttttgtggggaggggggtttgtgggggggggggggggttgtgcccttGCAGTGTCTCTCCCGGGGGTGGAGCTCTCTGATGGCTAACCCTGTCTGTCCCCAGGGCACCACCTACCAGAAGACGAACGCGGAGATCGAGATGAAGAAAATCAACAGagaggaattctgggaacaGGCCAAGGTGGAAATCTGATTCCGTGTTTGATGATGTCGGGTGGTTGTCCCTGAACAAGGtcttggagggagggagggagggggggagggagggagggagggggggtgcttttcagtcaccccaccccctccagttCCTCCATGTTCAGGGTTTGCACATTATGAGCTAAAGCTCTGTGGCGTTTTTAACTTTGCGAGCGGTGAATTAACTAATAAAAATAGTCTTTCcctgtcacaaaaaaaacatgtgacTTTTGAGGCCTGCATTCAGTGCATCTATTTTATCACCTTCAAAAACACGTCTCCCCCGTTATTACGCCACCGCTGATTCAGGGtaacagcgccccctgggggTGCAGTGTGGTACTGCGATTAGTCCTGCGACCCGCTGGTCGGCAGAGGAGCTTTAATCTGGCGCTCACTCATGGCTTTGATCATAAATGAGGGGTGGAGGCAAGTTTCCAGAAGAGGCTtttttgaggtgggggggggagggggggaggctcAACGCATTGCCACCAGATGGTAGCATTCTTGGCTTGTGTGGGAAAAACAGAGGATCTTCAGAAAGCCCAACTGCCTCTCCCAGCTTATCCTCAAAGGCACTTCAAACACACTTTTCTCACCAATTGCAGCGATTTTCTTATCGAGCCGCTATTTGCGTCAGCGCTGACCCCTCCGTAGCCACCGCTGGAATGCTAACAAGGGGCGATGCTAATGGGGCGTAGCGCCAATCAGAGGGAGGGACCAAATCAAAGCACGaatcagagagagggatgaagtcAAAGCACCAATCACAGGGACAGTGCTCAGAGAGAAGCTCCTCCCCCAGTCAGCACGAATCCCCTCTGGGGTGCGCCCAGGGGGAAATGGCGGTTTGGGAGGAGGACGGGGGGAAACTGCGAGGGCGGGGCTGTTTTACAGCGGGATGGGGAGTCAGGTCTGCTTTGGGTGAAATTCAGACGGGATTTCTGTCTTGTAAGTGGcgtgcctcctcttcctcagcgtGAGGAGGAGCTGCGGAAGGAGGCGGAGAGGAAGAAGGCCGCGGAGGAGCGGCAGCGTTTCGAGGAGGAGCGCATGGAGCTGGAGCgcaaggagcaggaggagcgggagaggaggtaccgagagagggagcagcagatCGAGGAGCACAGGTAAGCACCATGGAGAGGACCTCCATCACCCAACCCGTTACTCCCCTCTCCACCCTGACCCCCACCCTGCtacaccccacccaacccccaaccccatcctccatctcccccccaccccacacccccaacccccaacccccaaccccatcctccatctcccccccaccccacacccccaaccccctgcccccaccaaCTTCCCCAGGTCTAACcacttactgtgtgtgtgtgtctgtgtgtgtgtgcgtgcctgcgtgcgtccgtatgtgtgtgtgtgtgtgtgcgtgcgtgtgtaggAAGAAgctgctggaggaagaggaggcttGGGAGAAGACCAGAAACCAGTCCCTGATTGTAAGAGAATGCTTTCTCTCCGACCTCAGTTTGACCTTCAGCCAGAGGGTCTGCCCTTTGACCCTGTCAGAGGAATTTCACCGAGCCGTTTAAAGATGAATTGACATTTTTTTGACATGGTCATGGGTACAGTTTGATCGAGTTTAGAGTGTCTCATTGTTACTTGTGTTTCATCGCTCAACGCCTCCTGCACCTGAGCAGATACCATAACAGAGCGCATGAGCAAACATGTGTGCTTCCTCACCCTGCCCAAAAAACGAGAAGGAAAaccaccagaaaaaaacaaactggctCAACGTTTTTCAACCATAGGCACTTTCACTTCCCCCGGGTTAAAAACAACACTCATGTTTACAAAATGTCTCGAAGATAACATTTGTGCATAGGAGCAGTATTTTATACAGACTGAAAGCTATTACTGTTGTTAGGAACGTTTGAGGTGAATGCCAGATTTTTTCTTCTGTACTATTTCTCGATCATCTTTGTGCAAGAGTATCAAATCTAATGGTACATATTTTATAAACGGCGTTCTGTGCTGCCCCCTGTTGGTGTGAAATGGAAAGCCAGGCTGGTAacgctctcgctctctgcaGACAGCGGAGAGCTCTGAAGAAGCTCTGGACAAAAGGGAGTCAGAGGTGGAGGTGGGTTACTCTGGAggccgaccactagggggcgctgCAGGTCCACAGTGttgtttttactgatttatGTTTTCGCCTCATCAGTTTGTCTCTCACTGCTTTGCTGAGTCAGCTGCATCGTCTTGTcctgttttaattttcttttttttaaatgtgattttaatgaGGCTAAGTTTTTATCCTTTAAGAGAGATGTGGgatgggggagggtgtgtgtgtttgtgtgagagtgtgtgtgagtctcttttgttcaggctgtgtgtgtgtgtgtgtgtgtgagtctctcttgttcataatgtgtgtgtgtgtgtgtgtgtgtgtgagtctcttgttcacgctgtgtgtgtgtgtgtgagtctcttgttcacgcgtgtgtgtgtgtgtgtgtgtgagtctcttgttcactctgtgtgtgtgtgtgtgtgtgtgagtctctgttgttcacgctgtgtgtgtgtgtgtgtgtgtgagtctcttgTTCACgctgtgtatgtgggtgtgtgtgtgtgtgtgtgagtctctgtCGTTCACgctgtgtatgtgggtgtgtgtgtgtgtgtgtgtgagtctctgtcgttcacgcgtgtgtgtgtatgtgtgtgtgtgtgagtctctgttgttcaggctgtgtgtgtgtgtgtgtgtgtgtgtgagtctcttgttcacactgtgtgtatgtttgtggaTAGGAGGCGGCAGCCATCATTGCTCAGAGGACCGATAACCCCAGGGAGTTCTTCAAGCAGAAGGAGATGGGTGTGGCCACCAGTGTGGACAGCTCCCCCGTGTCCACCCACAGAACCGGTAAGACCCGAACCCTTCTGGGGGGGCCTGCCACCcatgagctgggggggggggttgggggatactgggatgggggtgggctTGATCCTGGCCAGGGCAACATTTTTAAGAGGGATGATGCTGGCTCTACTGCTTAGACAGGGGAAGAGCACCTCTTACAGTGCAGAATCTATACCTGGTTCATGCCTTTCCTGGATTGGGGTGTCTTCCAGGCAGAgccttctgggaaatgtagttttccTCAGTCCACCTCGCAGCATTGCCCACGTGGATGCTTGCTCAGTCACTGGCGCTGGTTTCCGGCATCAGCGGCTTGCATCTCAGCGATGTCTGTGGGCTGTGTTTGCCCCGCCCACAGCAAGTCTCTGTGCTGGTGAGGACCAGAGCACCCCTGTCAACCTGTGTctcaggccacgcccacaaaaTGGCCGACCTGACTGATTTGAGGCTGTCGGCACCCTGTCATCAAACCGAACCCCTGAATCTGCGCGGTCTGAGAAACGGACACAGCAGGACCCGCCGTGTCTGTGGCTACAGTCCTTAAAACACTAagagctctttctctcttttcattttgttctttttgctgTCCAtctacttttttgttttccatttactctccccctttttttttctatatccTCTGCTTTCCTGTAACATTGCTCTAAATCCTGTCCCCTGTCCTTGGCTGAGTCTGACACTAATGCGTTTACCCGCTGCTGGACTGCCACACGCTCGCTGTGCTCTCCGGCCCCCCTGTCCTTTCTGCTAACTGTGCTCCTGATTCTGAcccctcttctgtctctctgcccttcatcacacacctccgtctctcctcctcgtcctcctcctcatcaATCCACGTTCTCCACCCCATGTacgtgttttgtgtgtgtgtcgtgtatgcgtgtgtgtgtgtggtgtgtgtgtgtggtgtgtgtgttttctgtgtgtgtgtgggtgtgtgtgtgtgtggtgcgtgctgtgtgtcgtggctgtgtgtgtgcagcgctgggtgtgtgcgtgtgtgtgtgtgtgtctgtggtgtgtgcttgtagtgtgtgtgtgcgtgcagtgcatggtgtgtgtgtgtgtgtgttgtctgtgtgtgtgtgtgtttgtatgtgtgtgtgcgggtgctgcgtgtgtgtgtgtgtgtttgtctgtgtgtgtgtgcatgtgtgcgtgtgtgtgtgtgtgtgtgttgtgtggtgtgtgttgtgtgtttgtgtgtgtgttgtgtgttgtcatgtgtgtgtgcatgtgtgcgtgtgtgtgtgtgtgtgtgtttgtctgtaccAGGCCGCTTGGACAGCCCCTTCTTCAAGCTGCAGCACAGTCCTCCTGAGCCCAGCCCGCCACACGTCCGGCTGCAGCCAGGTACACCTGGTAGGTAGCGCCCCCTTCTGGCAGGAGGGCAGAACTGCAGAGAACGGCTTCACTGTGCTGCAGCGTAGCAAACCCcccctcactgcccccccccccattctctcaGCACAAATACTGCTACACCTGAATGCCAGTAGAAACCTTAAAACGAATTTGCAGGAGATTTAAAAGACACAGATTTAGCTgtattatctttaaaaatagaGTTGAATTGCAGACGGCAGACAGCTTTAAGAGTTCTGTTATCAGGGCAATCACCCTTTCTGACACAGCAgtccacgcccccgcccccctgcccccccatttCATCAGAGGTGCAGCTGAGTAACAGACTCATAGAGGACACCAGggctctcttcctctgtctcactGAACTTCcacactaactcactcactaacGCATCGATTTCAGCAGTCTCTGTACCCACGCACAGGTCCCCCACAGCGGCATCATGGGAAATCATGGGGCATCATGGGAAAGCCTGGGTTTTTCCTGGCGCCTCACTGTGGGGGAATAAGCAAACCTATCGAGACTGTGTGATGGGCCTgtccaatgagagagagagagggggggagagaggggagagagagagacagaggggggagagagacagacagagagggagagagggagatagagagagagagagggggagggggagagacacagaggggagagagagagagaggcagaaagtgggagggaggggggagagagagagagacagtgagggggagagagagaaaaagaaagagacagagaagggtagggaggggggagagagagacagagagagagagagtgcttcCTTTGTGAATTCCATCAGTTATCTCCCATAAAGCACCTCTCTTTATTCCCATGCTTCTCCTGGTGGGTGCGCGACCCGCCCGCTTCTCTGacctgtgagtgtctgtgcgcTCATGCACGTTGTGGCCTTGATCtcggtgtcccccccccccgtgccagTGCGATTGCCCCCCGTGTGCCCTGTCTGTGCCCTCCTGTTTAATCCACACACTGGGCTGGAATGCTTTTGTGATCGGTGCCCGAACGTTGTGTGACTCCGTGCGCAGCTCACGGCTCGAGGGAAGGGTTTCCGCCAGGTCTCCTCCCACATTCTAActtccattgtgatgtcatctttgactgtgacctcacagatgTCAGCCACAAGGAGGTCGTTGTTTTCAGAATTCCGTTTCCGTGGAAGTTTCGGAACATTCTGTGTGGAGGTGGGAGCCCTTCCTGAGGGTGCTGCTGTGAATCATCATTTTAGCCGAAGCCATTTATCGCTGTGTTTTTGTCTTCGACTCTCAGCACGTTCCTCGCTCCTCGGTCCTTGTGATTTGTGATTGTTGCATCGGTGAAATAAACATTCACAAAGTGTAGTTGTGTTGACAGTGCCTCGACTGCAGGCCTGTTTAAAACTGTGATTGTGAAatgtatgaatttattttgagtCTCCTTTCATGTCTTTAATGTGGAATGAAtaggtattattttttttggggagggggggcatgcTCTCTATACCCAAACACACCTGTGTTACCCCAGTGAGAGACTGATGGCTCAGGTGTTAGCTGTGGCATCACAGCGTTCCAATCCAGGCTGTGTCACAGCAGAGTGATCATTTGCTCTGTAAGATGACATTGCTGCATTGACTGTGCCGGGTTGGGTTGGGAGAGCAGGCCCTCCCGCTGTaggcaaggcatgctgggatagcgagcaccctcaccctcaccctcgtGTGTCTAACGGGTTTCCTTGCAGCTCCACAggttacacacccacacacccgccTGCCACAGACGGCTTGATTGGCAGCACCAGGAATGATTGGCATTCGGGTCTGAATGTCTGCAtgctctcacttcctgtttgtgcttTCACAGAGTGCTCTGGGGTgtcgggtgggtgggggttgtggtTGTGGCTCTGCTGCTTGTTTTCTCCTTACGGCAGTGCAGAAATACTGCagtggtcaaaggtcactgaGTACAGTGCCAGAGAGGAGTCTGGGTGTTGTAGTCAGGgtctgctgcagtgtttctgctcTCTGTTATTTCGGGCTtgtctggtgtctgtgtgtatggcCCGTGTTTTCAGTATGAAGATGGcacacttttctttttaatttgtcCCCTGCAGAAAATGAAGGGAGCTCAGTGCACAGCCCGATGGCTGACACCTCTACACCCATCCCCAAAATCCTCACCACCCCCATTCAGGAGGCGGACGATAGCATGAGCGGGAGGGGTAAGGCTGCTGCCCTCTGTCCTGTCGGACTGTTTCTCTCTGGTTCTGTGTTGTTAGGCTTGGCCTTTGCCCAGAACCTCCTCACAGCAGCTTCTCAGAGCTTCATGCATTGATGCTGTAAGAAGCAGGAGGTGAACGTGCAGGGAAACGTGCTCAATATGCAGATATGGTATCAACAGCACGTCAACGGCCAAGTGCTTCTCGAGCATGGAGTGCCCTCTGGTGGGGGACTCTTCAGAAAGCTGTGTGCTGGTGGGGGgccaaggggtggggggggtgtgatggTGGTGGCGGGGGCTGTACAGGAAAAACAGGGATGATGTAAACAGAGAAGTGTGAAAGCTGATGGCCAGTGGGATTGAAAGCGGGGGGATGGGTCGGGGGGCGGGGTGACATTGTTAATAAGTCACAGATGCAGGACAGGCTCTCTGACTCGGCTCTCTGTAAGTAAACACTCTGGAAAGATGAGgccgggggatgggggggggggtggagctggggtgggggggggctgggactgaggggggggtggagctggggtgggggggggagactgggactgggggggggggcttgtttgCTCTGGCTTAATTTTCTTTCTCAGGTCAGCAGGCTGTCAGGGCCTCTGGGTGGCTCACTCTGTAAAGGCGCTCGCTCTGAAGGCAAAGCATGACCCTGCGATGGGTGTTTCTGTCCCGCTCGCGGCACTGCTGGCTGCGGCCGGAGGCCTGCAACAGAATGAACCGGCTAGTTCTGCTAGCCTGCTAGTCTCATCGCTCTCTAACAGTCCAGGTGCCTGTGGATGCACAGAACGAGAGTATGCCAACCTCATTATCCTCCGACAACATGGGCCGTATATGATTGGTCACATATTTGCAGCACACCCTGCCCTACCACGCCCCGCCCTGCCATGCGCCGTCCCCTCAAACGttgcaaaacaacatttaatcTAATTATGCTGCGCGCGACAGGGCATTGTTCTGTCCGCAGAGCTGCAGTGCGATCGTTTGCTTAGCGACAGTCATCCAGTGAACTTTACGTAGTTCTTTTACACGTTATCCATTCACACAACCAGATATTTGTTCAAACCGTTCAGGATGTGTACTTTTCTCCGTTTGCGTGCTTCCCCCGATCGCCGGCTCTGGTCACATGACTTGCACCTCCGAAGCGTGGCGGCTGTGACCTCGCCGTGGAAACGCAGCGCAGAACTCTCTGTGCCGGTGACACGCCAGCGCTTTCACAGGAGGCTGTACGCGGCGTCCAGCGGAGAGGCAGGTGTATATCGCGGTTCACTGCTCTCTCAGGCGGCTGTAGTCTCCCCCAGGAGGACGCCGCTGAGGTACGGTCACAGTGTGGTCTCCGTGGAGGGGCAGGACGCAGGGGCAACGATGCGTTTGAATGATGAAGTGAAGTCCTTTAACTGCTCATTACCTGCAATTCGCTGTGTCATAGCTGGCTGGGATTAGCTTTCATATGAAGATGGAGctgaatgaacacacacacgtgcacacacacgtgcacgcacacacacacacacacacactagcacacacacaaatgcacacacgcacacacacacaacctcacacacacatgcacacacacactagcacacactcCTTTGCTTTTTCTGATCTGTGCTTTTTGTGACATTGAAGATGGAGTGTTATGACTGATGTCACTGAACTTTtgtatgtaatttaattttttcccctatccccccctcccccccccccagactcccCGAGCACTCCCGTACAGGAGACGGCCCAATCCAAGCCCACCCAGAGCGTGGCCCCCCAGGCCCGAGACCCCAGCCAAACGAAGGAGACGGACAGCCTGGTGGACCTATGGGAGACGGCTGGCCCGCCCCCTGGCACCGCCCCCTCCCAGGCCGCACAGCTGGTCGATCTCATGGGCGACGCCCCGGAGCCCTGTGCCGGGGGCGcggccccccccttccccgagCCCCTCCTCAGCTTCGACGAGATGCCGGCGCCCCCCGCCTCGGCGGACATGACCCTGAGctaccagcatgcactgcagcacGCGGGCGGCTCCAGCagccaggagctggaggacagCCAGCTGCTCATCACCAACGGGGAGATGTTCCTGAAGGAGGGGACGCAGGTCAGCCCCGAGAACCTGCCCCTTCTGCCCCCGAggggtataatacaccccactctgccccctgtggggtataatacaccccattctgccccctgtggggtataatacaccccactctgccccctgtggggtataatacaccccaTTCTGCTCCCTGTGGAGTATAAtacaccccactctgccccctgtggggtataatacaccccaTTCTGCCCCCTGTGGGTTAATATACCCCCCCTCTTGCtccctgtggggtataatacaccccaCTCGCCCCTGTGGGGTAAATACACCCACTCTgcccctgtggggtataatacaccccactctgccccctgtgGGTATAATACACACCCCTCTgcccctgtggggtataatacaccccaTCTGCtccctgtggggtataatacacccacctctgccccctggtggggtataatacacccacttctgccccctgtggggtataatacaccccactctgcccctgtggggtataatacacccactctgccccctgtggggtataatacaccccaCTCTGCTCCCTGTGGGTATAATACACCCACTCTgcccctgtggggtataatacacaccactctgccccctgtggggtataatacacccc is a window of Anguilla rostrata isolate EN2019 chromosome 9, ASM1855537v3, whole genome shotgun sequence DNA encoding:
- the dbn1 gene encoding drebrin — encoded protein: MYGFCSLKEPNSALPRYILINWVGEDVPDARKCACASHVATVAEFFQVSVSEGVDIIINASSVEDIDPSAIGQRLTNGMVAVASPVLSRLRMKDEEQAENVGTTYQKTNAEIEMKKINREEFWEQAKREEELRKEAERKKAAEERQRFEEERMELERKEQEERERRYREREQQIEEHRKKLLEEEEAWEKTRNQSLITAESSEEALDKRESEVEEAAAIIAQRTDNPREFFKQKEMGVATSVDSSPVSTHRTGRLDSPFFKLQHSPPEPSPPHVRLQPGTPENEGSSVHSPMADTSTPIPKILTTPIQEADDSMSGRDSPSTPVQETAQSKPTQSVAPQARDPSQTKETDSLVDLWETAGPPPGTAPSQAAQLVDLMGDAPEPCAGGAAPPFPEPLLSFDEMPAPPASADMTLSYQHALQHAGGSSSQELEDSQLLITNGEMFLKEGTQASEGYFSQSQEEEFAQSEDCSAKVNPTPVLYNKPPEIDITCWDTDPVMEDED